The Gemmatimonadetes bacterium T265 genome contains a region encoding:
- a CDS encoding hypothetical protein (frameshifted, insertion at around 203540), whose protein sequence is MNLKRVLRVYRAEGLRLRKQRRRKQVSTPRRNGRPVPRPVHAGPNTQWTIDFISDQLADGRRFRVLSVVDECTRECLRLDADVSWPSARVAAALDDVVARRGAPQRVILDNVIIARSWCEGRRTGDRDGTGAGRRAGQSGVCARRSPAVRARRRLVSPRRRDVRSRQRRAGPRRETPRRGTMPRRSDGKPFGPHVSGVRVRRRWTPVSRAGCPPRPRADPRRAPRPDL, encoded by the coding sequence GTGAACCTGAAGCGTGTGCTCCGGGTGTACCGCGCCGAGGGGCTGCGCCTCCGGAAGCAGCGGCGGCGCAAGCAGGTGAGCACGCCGCGGCGGAACGGCCGCCCCGTGCCGCGGCCGGTGCACGCGGGCCCGAACACGCAGTGGACCATCGACTTCATCAGCGACCAGCTCGCGGACGGCCGGCGCTTCCGCGTGCTGAGCGTCGTCGACGAGTGCACGCGCGAATGCCTGCGGCTCGACGCGGACGTGTCGTGGCCAAGTGCACGCGTCGCCGCTGCGCTCGACGACGTCGTGGCGCGACGGGGAGCGCCGCAGCGGGTAATCCTGGACAACGTTATCATAGCGCGATCATGGTGCGAGGGCCGCAGGACAGGGGACCGGGACGGGACCGGGGCGGGGCGGCGCGCCGGTCAGTCCGGCGTGTGCGCGCGCCGCAGCCCCGCCGTACGCGCCCGGCGCCGCCTCGTGTCACCCCGTCGTCGCGACGTGCGTAGCCGTCAACGACGCGCGGGTCCACGGCGCGAGACGCCGCGGCGCGGGACGATGCCTCGACGGTCCGACGGCAAACCCTTCGGCCCGCACGTGTCTGGTGTACGAGTGCGCCGGCGATGGACGCCCGTCTCACGCGCCGGGTGCCCGCCCCGACCACGCGCCGACCCCCGCCGAGCACCACGGCCCGACCTCTGA
- a CDS encoding DNA-directed RNA polymerase sigma-70 factor, with amino-acid sequence MPSAGTPPAGGAGGDVTGYLQAAQGGDPAAKDALYTRVYDELRRLARRVRAGRAGATLSTTALVHEAYFKLRPGRAGTWEDRAHFFGVAARAMRDVLVDAARRRAADKRGGGAFVTLGTADAAQPTRADEVVALDEALTRLAAVDPRRARVVEFRFFAGLTAAESAEVLGVSVPTVERDWRAARAWLAKALTAA; translated from the coding sequence GTGCCATCCGCCGGTACGCCGCCGGCCGGCGGCGCCGGCGGGGATGTGACCGGCTATCTCCAGGCGGCACAGGGCGGCGACCCGGCCGCCAAGGACGCGCTCTACACCCGGGTCTACGACGAGCTGCGTCGCCTCGCCCGGCGCGTGCGGGCCGGGCGCGCGGGCGCCACGCTCTCGACCACGGCACTCGTCCATGAGGCGTACTTCAAGCTGCGCCCGGGGCGCGCGGGCACGTGGGAGGACCGCGCCCACTTCTTCGGCGTGGCCGCGCGCGCGATGCGCGACGTGCTGGTCGACGCCGCCCGGCGCCGCGCCGCCGACAAGCGCGGGGGCGGGGCCTTCGTGACCCTCGGCACCGCCGACGCCGCGCAGCCGACGCGCGCCGATGAGGTCGTAGCCCTCGACGAGGCGCTTACCCGGCTGGCGGCGGTCGACCCTCGGCGCGCCCGGGTGGTGGAGTTCCGCTTCTTCGCGGGCCTCACCGCCGCCGAATCGGCCGAGGTGTTAGGCGTGTCGGTGCCGACGGTCGAGCGCGATTGGCGGGCGGCGCGCGCGTGGCTGGCCAAGGCGCTGACCGCCGCGTGA
- a CDS encoding RND transporter, producing MWLVLLALRRPYTFVCASLLLLVFGLVAILRMPIDIFPAINIPVVSVIWQYNGLSPQEMEQRVVTLGERVYSSYVNDIEHIESQTLSGLSIIKVYFQPDADVPAGMAQLTAASQGAIRQMPPGMTPPFMIRFNATDVPILQLGVGSAQRNESELGDLATNFIRVPLATVHGVTVPPPYGSVPRLVNVDVDPQALFAKALSAADVSTALNAQNIILPAGTARMGSREYFVRLNSSPDSAKDLGDLPVKQVGNATVYLRDVAQVRVGGGVQTNIVRENGHRGTYLTMLKNGKVSTLRIVDQVKAMLPRIKAGLPPDVTLQMLGDQSVYVRATIAGVLREGVIAACLTALMILLFLGSWRSTIIVAVSIPLSVLASIICLWGAGETLNVMTLGGLALAVGILVDDATVAIENIHRNLEQGKALRPAIVDGAAQIAIPAFVSTLSICIVFLPIFALTGPAAALFRPLALAVIFAMAASYFLSRTLVPTMADYMLPAEIAAHAAERSARPSAFRRVVHGFDRAFERFRGGYHALLAWAVLHRRGVLAAAGGFVLASLLLVPAIGEDFFPQVDGGQFQLHVRAAPGTRIEETERTFAQVEQVVRRVIPKRDLALVLDNIGLTTYGVNIAIGANASLGPADGDMLVQLTPEHEGSTWDYVRALRRELPRQFPGVTFFFQPADMVNQVLNLGLPAPIDVQVVGQNRTQNYVVAQRLARDIARIPGAVDVHVQQVMDAPVLSFDVDRVKAGQIGVTQRDVANDLLVSLSSSGQTAPNFWVNPQNGVQYAVSVMTPAYKMETLSALEATPVTVGTGPNAAPPQLFGNLATEHREVAPAVVNHYNVQPVFDVFATADRRDLGGVARDIDAAVQRAQPTLPKGSQVVVRGQVESMRSSFTGLGLGILFAILLVYVLLVVNFQSWLDPLIIVGALPGALAGIIWMLYLTHTTLTVPALMGAIMSMGVATANSVLLITFADDQRQAGRTAAEAAVDAGFARLRPVCMTALAMIIGMLPMALGLGEGGEQNAPLGRAVIGGLLVATFFTLVVVPLLYTVLRRHAVVRTPEPTDAGAPASRPARQPAFAAANGAAGTL from the coding sequence ATGTGGCTCGTCCTCCTCGCGCTGCGCCGTCCGTACACGTTTGTCTGCGCGTCGCTCCTGCTGCTCGTCTTCGGCCTCGTCGCGATCCTGCGCATGCCGATCGACATCTTCCCGGCCATCAACATCCCGGTCGTCTCCGTCATCTGGCAGTACAACGGGCTGTCGCCGCAAGAGATGGAGCAGCGCGTCGTCACGCTCGGCGAGCGCGTCTACTCGAGCTACGTCAACGACATCGAGCACATCGAGTCGCAGACGCTGAGCGGCCTGAGCATCATCAAGGTCTACTTCCAGCCGGACGCCGACGTGCCGGCCGGGATGGCGCAGCTCACCGCCGCGTCGCAGGGCGCCATCCGCCAGATGCCGCCCGGCATGACGCCGCCGTTCATGATCCGCTTCAACGCCACGGACGTCCCCATCCTGCAGCTCGGCGTCGGCAGCGCGCAGCGGAACGAGTCGGAGCTCGGCGACCTCGCGACCAACTTCATCCGCGTCCCGCTGGCCACGGTGCACGGCGTGACCGTGCCGCCGCCCTACGGCAGCGTGCCGCGCCTGGTGAACGTCGACGTCGACCCGCAGGCGCTGTTCGCGAAGGCGCTCTCCGCGGCGGATGTGAGCACCGCGCTGAACGCGCAGAACATCATCCTCCCGGCCGGGACCGCGCGCATGGGCTCGCGCGAGTACTTCGTGCGGCTCAATTCCAGCCCCGACTCCGCGAAGGACCTCGGCGACCTGCCGGTCAAGCAGGTCGGCAACGCGACCGTGTACCTGCGCGACGTGGCCCAAGTGCGCGTCGGCGGCGGTGTGCAGACGAACATCGTGCGCGAGAACGGCCACCGCGGCACGTACCTCACGATGCTCAAGAACGGCAAGGTCTCGACGCTGCGCATCGTCGACCAGGTCAAGGCGATGCTGCCGCGGATCAAGGCCGGGCTCCCGCCCGACGTGACGCTCCAGATGCTCGGCGACCAGTCGGTGTACGTGCGCGCGACGATCGCCGGCGTGCTGCGCGAGGGCGTCATCGCGGCCTGCCTCACGGCGCTGATGATCCTGCTCTTCCTCGGATCCTGGCGCTCGACGATCATCGTCGCGGTCTCGATCCCGCTCTCGGTGCTCGCCTCGATCATCTGCCTCTGGGGCGCGGGGGAGACGCTCAACGTGATGACGCTCGGCGGGCTCGCGCTCGCCGTCGGCATCCTCGTCGACGACGCGACGGTGGCGATCGAGAACATCCACCGCAACCTCGAGCAGGGGAAGGCGCTGCGCCCGGCGATCGTCGACGGCGCGGCGCAGATCGCGATCCCGGCGTTCGTCTCGACGCTCTCGATCTGCATCGTCTTCCTGCCGATCTTCGCGCTCACGGGGCCGGCGGCGGCCCTGTTCCGACCGCTCGCGCTCGCCGTGATCTTCGCGATGGCCGCGTCGTACTTCCTGTCGCGCACGCTCGTGCCGACGATGGCCGACTACATGCTCCCGGCCGAGATCGCGGCGCACGCCGCGGAGCGCTCGGCGCGGCCGAGCGCGTTCCGGCGCGTCGTGCACGGCTTCGACCGAGCGTTCGAGCGCTTCCGCGGCGGCTACCACGCACTGCTCGCCTGGGCGGTCCTCCACCGCCGGGGCGTGCTCGCCGCGGCGGGCGGCTTTGTGCTCGCCTCGCTGCTCCTCGTGCCGGCGATCGGCGAGGACTTCTTCCCGCAGGTCGACGGCGGGCAGTTCCAGCTGCATGTCCGCGCGGCGCCGGGCACCCGCATCGAGGAGACCGAGCGCACGTTCGCGCAGGTCGAGCAGGTCGTGCGCCGCGTGATCCCGAAGCGCGACCTCGCCCTCGTGCTCGACAACATCGGCCTGACCACCTACGGCGTGAACATCGCCATCGGCGCCAACGCGAGCCTCGGCCCCGCGGACGGCGACATGCTGGTGCAGCTGACGCCCGAGCACGAGGGCTCGACGTGGGACTACGTGCGCGCGCTGCGCCGCGAGCTCCCGCGGCAGTTCCCGGGCGTGACGTTCTTCTTCCAGCCGGCGGACATGGTCAACCAGGTGCTCAATCTCGGGCTCCCGGCGCCCATCGACGTGCAGGTCGTGGGGCAGAATCGCACGCAGAACTACGTGGTCGCCCAGCGGCTCGCGCGCGACATCGCCCGCATCCCCGGCGCGGTGGACGTCCACGTGCAGCAGGTGATGGACGCGCCCGTGCTCAGCTTCGACGTGGACCGCGTGAAGGCGGGGCAGATCGGCGTCACGCAGCGCGACGTCGCGAACGACCTGCTCGTCTCGCTCTCCTCGAGCGGCCAGACGGCGCCCAACTTTTGGGTGAACCCCCAGAACGGCGTGCAGTACGCGGTGAGCGTGATGACGCCGGCGTACAAGATGGAGACGCTCTCGGCGCTCGAAGCGACGCCGGTCACGGTCGGCACGGGCCCGAACGCGGCACCGCCGCAGCTCTTCGGTAACCTGGCCACGGAGCACCGCGAGGTCGCGCCGGCGGTGGTCAACCACTACAACGTGCAACCGGTGTTCGACGTGTTCGCGACCGCGGACCGGCGCGACCTCGGCGGCGTCGCGCGCGACATCGACGCCGCCGTACAGCGCGCGCAGCCGACGCTCCCCAAGGGCTCGCAGGTGGTCGTGCGCGGGCAGGTGGAGAGCATGCGCTCGTCGTTCACCGGGCTCGGCCTCGGGATCCTCTTCGCGATCCTCCTCGTCTACGTCCTCCTCGTCGTCAACTTCCAGAGCTGGCTCGACCCGCTCATCATCGTCGGCGCCCTGCCCGGCGCGCTGGCGGGGATCATCTGGATGCTCTACCTGACGCACACGACGCTCACCGTGCCGGCGCTCATGGGCGCGATCATGTCGATGGGGGTCGCGACCGCGAACAGCGTGCTGCTCATCACCTTCGCCGACGACCAGCGGCAGGCGGGACGCACGGCGGCGGAGGCTGCGGTGGACGCCGGGTTCGCCCGGCTGCGGCCGGTGTGTATGACCGCGCTGGCGATGATCATCGGCATGCTCCCGATGGCGTTAGGCCTCGGCGAGGGGGGCGAGCAGAACGCCCCGCTCGGCCGCGCCGTGATCGGCGGCCTGCTCGTGGCCACGTTCTTCACGCTCGTAGTCGTGCCGCTCCTCTACACCGTGCTGCGCCGCCACGCCGTGGTCCGCACGCCGGAACCGACCGACGCCGGCGCGCCCGCGTCACGCCCCGCGCGCCAGCCCGCGTTCGCCGCGGCGAACGGCGCGGCGGGTACGCTCTGA
- a CDS encoding membrane protein: MDDVVRRAQAVSPAVTQGVQGVRTAESERRVARGAYLPTLTASTSALQSNVYAGPGAVAAGLPNNYAAGVAVSMDVFSGGRLGAERARAEANVGAARATDVAQRFGTTLQAARAFYEALRARDLVEVARARVTQGALGLRYARDRVRAGTATRSDALRAELELTAGRQQLVAALDTLQTAAYGLGRLVGADGPVGARRPASLDPRPLALDDSAVVRLAIDASPGVTTAAASERAATAGTRVARSQYLPDVRLTGGYNVANQSVVVGAVRPGWVVGVGAALPLFNGYQREDAVTRAEAGAEVARVAARDARREARAEAARLLSALRFSTQTIALAGTAVRSAQEDLRVQTERYRAGISTTLDQLTSELTLTQARLGLVAARYTYQVTRAQLEALVGRAL, translated from the coding sequence TTGGACGACGTCGTTCGGCGGGCGCAGGCGGTCAGTCCCGCCGTGACCCAGGGCGTGCAGGGTGTGCGGACCGCCGAGTCGGAACGGCGCGTCGCGCGCGGTGCCTACCTTCCGACGCTTACCGCGAGCACGTCGGCGCTTCAGTCCAATGTCTACGCCGGCCCCGGCGCTGTCGCGGCGGGGCTACCCAACAACTACGCCGCCGGCGTCGCCGTTTCGATGGACGTCTTCAGCGGCGGCCGGCTCGGGGCGGAGCGGGCGCGGGCCGAGGCGAACGTCGGCGCCGCGCGCGCCACCGACGTCGCGCAGCGCTTCGGCACCACGCTCCAGGCCGCGCGTGCCTTCTACGAAGCGCTCCGCGCGCGCGACCTCGTCGAGGTCGCGCGCGCCCGGGTGACGCAGGGAGCGCTCGGGCTGCGCTACGCCCGGGATCGCGTGCGCGCGGGCACCGCGACGCGCTCCGACGCGCTCCGCGCCGAACTCGAGCTGACCGCGGGGCGGCAGCAGCTCGTCGCCGCGCTCGACACGCTGCAGACGGCCGCGTACGGCCTCGGCCGCCTCGTCGGCGCCGACGGGCCGGTCGGCGCGCGCCGCCCGGCGTCGCTCGACCCGCGGCCGCTCGCGCTCGACGACAGCGCCGTCGTCCGCCTCGCCATCGACGCGTCGCCCGGGGTCACTACCGCCGCCGCGTCCGAGCGGGCCGCGACGGCGGGGACGCGCGTGGCGCGCTCGCAATACCTCCCCGACGTGCGCCTCACGGGCGGCTACAATGTGGCCAACCAGTCGGTGGTCGTCGGCGCCGTGCGCCCCGGCTGGGTGGTCGGCGTCGGCGCCGCGCTCCCGCTCTTCAACGGGTACCAGCGCGAGGACGCCGTCACGCGCGCCGAGGCGGGCGCGGAGGTCGCACGCGTCGCAGCGCGCGACGCCCGGCGCGAGGCGCGGGCCGAGGCGGCGCGGCTCCTGAGCGCGCTGCGCTTCTCGACCCAAACCATCGCCCTTGCGGGGACCGCCGTGCGGAGCGCGCAGGAGGACCTCCGCGTGCAGACCGAGCGCTACCGCGCCGGGATCTCGACCACGCTCGACCAGCTCACGTCCGAGCTGACCCTCACGCAGGCTCGGCTCGGGCTCGTCGCGGCCCGGTACACCTACCAGGTGACGCGCGCGCAGCTCGAGGCGCTCGTGGGGCGGGCGCTGTGA
- a CDS encoding GntR family transcriptional regulator, whose translation MLKSVPRRQVVDGVLAQLQAQIEAGLFAVGDRLPTEPELMAQLGVGRSTVREAVRALAHAGLLEVRQGAGTFVRARRPAGDTVEVQLQRAAILEVYEARRALELETARLAAVRRDTADLTAMRAHLDQRGAADAAGDRAAFVAADVAFHEAVARAAKNGVLLTLYRAFATALGDAIAAQLADPALHPGDVAPLHDALLAAIAAGDAAGAVQATAELLDRTTGQLRRSVALSPDGL comes from the coding sequence GTGTTGAAGAGCGTGCCGCGCCGGCAGGTCGTCGACGGCGTCCTCGCGCAGCTGCAGGCGCAGATCGAGGCGGGCCTCTTTGCCGTCGGCGATCGCCTCCCGACGGAGCCCGAGTTGATGGCGCAACTCGGGGTCGGGCGCTCGACGGTGCGCGAGGCGGTGCGCGCGCTCGCACACGCCGGGCTGCTCGAGGTGCGCCAGGGAGCCGGCACGTTCGTGCGCGCCCGGCGCCCCGCGGGGGACACCGTCGAGGTGCAGCTCCAGCGCGCGGCGATCCTCGAGGTCTACGAGGCGCGCCGCGCGTTGGAGCTGGAGACGGCTCGCCTCGCGGCCGTGCGGCGGGACACCGCCGACCTCACGGCCATGCGCGCACACCTGGACCAGCGCGGGGCCGCCGACGCGGCCGGCGACCGCGCGGCGTTCGTGGCGGCCGACGTCGCGTTCCACGAGGCCGTCGCGCGCGCGGCCAAGAATGGGGTGCTGTTGACGCTGTACCGCGCGTTCGCGACGGCGCTCGGCGACGCGATCGCGGCGCAGCTCGCCGACCCGGCGCTCCACCCGGGCGACGTTGCGCCGCTGCACGACGCGCTGCTCGCGGCGATCGCGGCGGGCGACGCGGCGGGCGCGGTGCAGGCGACGGCCGAGTTGCTGGACCGGACGACCGGGCAGCTGCGGCGGTCGGTCGCGCTAAGTCCGGATGGACTGTGA
- a CDS encoding secretion protein HlyD: protein MTPSTPDGAPDRSSDGAVRDRTLREAAARDAALQHAAHRDGLYDGPHRDANSVFPRDLPPEHPGHPAVEHVAHRADTGAAPPVRPASTRRVLTIAAASGVVLVGLFVAATLPRRAVGREIAADAATADAPPAVAVATVHRAAAPGEFTLPGTIQALHEGVIYARVPGYVRAWRADIGTLVHAGDVLADVDAPELREQVREAQQQVAQSRAALGLARADVARWRDLAADSAVTRQEYDQKQAAYAAAQAGTGAAGANLRRLTEMQQFTRVTAPFTGVVTARNVDIGSLITAAGATSAAVAGGSGDASAAGSSLFRIAQTDTVRTYVPVPEGEATAIRAGQPAELEIQEVPGRRFVGRVVRTSRSLNVASRTLLTEVDVPNPGAVLLPGMYARVHLHLSGGTPPLVIPAAALVVRQGGPQVMVVDAPSGGAESGTAVVHLRPVQVGRDYGATLEILDGVPEGATVVANPSAELGEGSRVRPAAAAGR from the coding sequence ATGACGCCGAGCACGCCCGACGGGGCGCCCGACCGCTCGTCCGACGGGGCCGTCCGCGACCGGACCCTGCGGGAGGCGGCCGCCCGCGACGCGGCCCTCCAGCACGCGGCGCACCGCGACGGCCTCTACGACGGGCCGCACCGCGACGCCAATTCCGTCTTCCCACGGGACCTCCCGCCCGAGCACCCCGGCCACCCGGCGGTCGAGCACGTCGCCCACCGCGCCGACACCGGCGCGGCGCCGCCGGTGCGCCCGGCGTCGACGCGGCGCGTGCTGACGATCGCGGCCGCGTCGGGCGTCGTCCTCGTGGGGCTCTTCGTCGCGGCGACGCTCCCGCGCCGCGCCGTCGGGCGCGAGATCGCCGCCGACGCGGCGACGGCCGACGCCCCGCCGGCCGTCGCGGTCGCGACGGTGCACCGGGCCGCCGCGCCCGGCGAGTTCACGCTGCCCGGGACGATCCAGGCGCTGCACGAGGGCGTGATCTACGCGCGCGTCCCCGGCTACGTGCGGGCGTGGCGGGCCGACATCGGCACGCTGGTCCACGCGGGCGACGTGCTCGCGGACGTCGACGCGCCTGAGCTGCGCGAGCAGGTGCGCGAGGCGCAGCAGCAGGTCGCGCAGTCGCGGGCCGCACTCGGGCTCGCGCGCGCCGACGTGGCGCGCTGGCGCGACCTCGCCGCCGACAGCGCGGTCACGCGGCAGGAGTACGACCAGAAGCAGGCCGCCTACGCCGCCGCGCAGGCGGGCACGGGCGCGGCCGGGGCGAACCTGCGGCGGCTGACCGAGATGCAGCAGTTCACGCGCGTGACGGCGCCGTTCACCGGCGTTGTCACGGCACGCAACGTCGACATCGGCTCGCTCATCACCGCCGCGGGCGCGACCAGCGCGGCCGTCGCCGGCGGGAGCGGGGACGCGTCGGCGGCGGGCTCGAGCCTGTTCCGAATCGCGCAGACCGACACGGTGCGCACCTACGTGCCGGTGCCGGAAGGCGAGGCGACGGCGATCCGCGCCGGGCAGCCCGCGGAACTCGAGATCCAGGAAGTGCCCGGGCGGCGGTTCGTGGGGCGGGTCGTGCGCACGTCGCGGTCGCTCAACGTCGCGTCGCGCACGCTGCTCACCGAGGTCGACGTGCCCAACCCGGGGGCGGTGCTGCTGCCGGGCATGTACGCGCGGGTGCACCTCCACCTGAGCGGCGGTACGCCGCCCCTCGTGATCCCGGCGGCGGCGCTGGTCGTGCGGCAGGGTGGCCCGCAGGTGATGGTCGTCGACGCCCCGTCGGGCGGTGCGGAGAGCGGCACGGCCGTGGTCCACCTGCGCCCGGTGCAGGTCGGGCGCGACTACGGGGCGACGCTCGAGATCCTGGACGGCGTGCCGGAGGGCGCCACCGTCGTCGCGAACCCGAGCGCCGAGTTGGGCGAGGGATCGCGCGTCCGGCCGGCGGCCGCGGCGGGACGTTAG